The Haloarcula sp. CBA1127 genomic interval GAGCGCGATCGCAGAAACAGGAAAGCCCGTCATCCTCTCCACGGGGATGGCAAACCTTGGTGAAATTGAACGCGCAGTCGAGTTCCTCCGGTCTCGAAATTGCGAGGACGTCACTCTCTTGCACTGCGTTTCATCGTATCCAGCTAAGGCCACCCAGCTCAATATGCGATTTATCGAGACTCTCGCAACGGCGTTCCCCGGGCAGGTCGGGTTTTCGGACCATACGAGGGGGGTCGTGGCTCCAGTCTTGGCGATGGGATACGGAGCCTCTGTGATTGAAAAGCACTTCACTCTAGACCGGGGGATGGAGGGGCCGGACCACTACGCGTCGTTAGAACCCGATGAACTCTCGCAGATGGTGGACAACGTGCGATTCGCAGAGAAGGCGATCGGAAGTACTCGTCGGTTGATCTCCACAGTGGAACGGAACAACAAACACTCCATGCGCCGGAGCTTACACGCCAGTCGCGATATCGAATCTGGTGCGGCTATCTCTCCCGACGACTTGTTGATCGTCCGCCCAGACGAAGGAATAGATCCGTGGAATTACGACGATGTCGTCGGTAAGTCTACCACGCAGGAGATCCCCAAGCATGCACCGGTTACGTGGGACCACATCGCATGATATGTGCATCAACGCAATGTCTTCCAGACACCGGGATGGAGGAGACACTAATGGCGTACTCTCGGGCCGACATCGAAAACGTCGAACTCGGCTACTGCAGCGAAAAGGATGTAGATGTCTCGGCGCTAGTTGAGGAGTATTCGTTCAATTTCGTTGCCCACAATTACTTTCTCCCCGTTCAGGACGAGTTCATCCTGAACCTCGCATCGCCGGACGAGTCCCTGCGACGACAAAGCGTCGACTACGTCAAGGACGCGATCACCTTCTGCGAGAAGCACGATATACCGCGGTACACGTTCCACGGCGGGTTCAGAGTCGACCCGGATCTGTCCCTGACATTCCCTAAGCAGTCGCCACCCGACTACGAAACGTGCTTCGAACGGTTTCTTTCGTCACTGCGGTCTGTAATTGACCATGCGACGTCGACCGACGTGTCGATCTCGATCGAGAACAACGTCGTCACCACGGAGAACGTGGTCGGAGGAGACCCCCTCCTCATGTTTTGTCGACCTGACGAGTTCAGTCGTTTATTCGAGGAGGTAGACCCATCTGACTGCGGCGTTTTACTCGACACTGGCCATCTGAACGTGTCCTCACAGACCTTTGATTACCATAAGTCAAGAGTCGTACAAGAAGTAGCAGACTATCTCGATTGTCTCCATCTGCATACAAATAACGGACGCGTTGACCAACACGACGCGGTCAATCCAACCGACGACGACATACCCGTGTCGTCGATGTCAGGGCTGACTCGGGTAGTCGAATCACATCACGGGAACGCAAGAGACTTAAAACAACTGTTGGTACGCTTAGGCGCTAAGAGTGAACGGTGATGATTGACACGAAAATTCTGTTGGCGACGTTCTATCGGTCTGGGATTCTAGCGATCAGGCAGTTGTTGAATAGTGGCTTCGAA includes:
- the neuB gene encoding N-acetylneuraminate synthase, yielding MTADTGLEPHCKVIAEAGVNHNGDIEIAKDLVDAAASAGADAVKFQTFQPKEVATAQTEQADYQKERDASTNQYEMLDNVKLREEDHDVLMEYCQEVGIEFMSTPYDPESVEILESTGVDRYKVASADIVNKPLLSAIAETGKPVILSTGMANLGEIERAVEFLRSRNCEDVTLLHCVSSYPAKATQLNMRFIETLATAFPGQVGFSDHTRGVVAPVLAMGYGASVIEKHFTLDRGMEGPDHYASLEPDELSQMVDNVRFAEKAIGSTRRLISTVERNNKHSMRRSLHASRDIESGAAISPDDLLIVRPDEGIDPWNYDDVVGKSTTQEIPKHAPVTWDHIA
- a CDS encoding sugar phosphate isomerase/epimerase family protein, whose amino-acid sequence is MAYSRADIENVELGYCSEKDVDVSALVEEYSFNFVAHNYFLPVQDEFILNLASPDESLRRQSVDYVKDAITFCEKHDIPRYTFHGGFRVDPDLSLTFPKQSPPDYETCFERFLSSLRSVIDHATSTDVSISIENNVVTTENVVGGDPLLMFCRPDEFSRLFEEVDPSDCGVLLDTGHLNVSSQTFDYHKSRVVQEVADYLDCLHLHTNNGRVDQHDAVNPTDDDIPVSSMSGLTRVVESHHGNARDLKQLLVRLGAKSER